The Halostella limicola genome includes the window GCGGCGAGCGGCCACTGACCCGCGCGACCTCCGCGAACGTCGACCGACTGGCCCGGCGGGCGTGACGCGCCGAGCCCAAGGCACTTTCTACCGGCGCGCCGACTGATCGGCCATGCGCGCTGTCGTCCTCGAAGAGCACGGCGAACCGCTGTCGGTGCGGGACGTCCCCGATCCGACCGTCGACCCGGACGGCGCCGTCGTCGAGACGGAGGCCTGCGGGATCTGTCGGAGCGACTGGCACGCCTGGCAGGGTCACGGCGACTGGGTCGACGACCGCGTCCCGACCGGGCAGATACTGGGCCACGAGCCGGTGGGCACCGTCGTCGAGGTCGGGGCGGACGTGGAGACGGTCGACGTCGGGGACCGGGTCGTCGTCCCCTTCAACCTCGCCGACGGGACGTGTCCGGCCTGTCGCCGCGGCCGGACGAACTACTGCGAGGGGGCCACCGCGCTCGGGTTCGGCCCGGACGCGCCGGGCGCGTTCGCCGAGCGCTTCCCGGTCCCGCGGGCGGACGTCAACGCCGTCCCGCTTCCCGACGGCGTGTCCTCCGTCGCCGCGGCCAGCCTCGGCTGTCGGTTCGTCACCGCGTTCGAGGCGTTAGACGCCGTCGCGGACGTCGGCGGCGGGGACCGCACGGTCGTCGTCGGCTGCGGGGGCGTCGGCCTCTCCGCGGTGCAGGTGGCGTCGGCCCTCGGCGCGACCGTCGTCGCGGTCGACGTCCGCGACGAACCCCTCGCGATGGCGGCGGAGGTGGGCGCCGCGGAGACGGTGAACGCGGCCGACGCGGCGGACGTGCCGGCGCGGGTCCGGGACCTCGTCGGCGGCGCCGACGTGTCGATGGACGCGCTCGGCAGCACGGAGACGTGCCGGGCGGCGGTCGGCTCGCTGGCGAGCGGCGGCACCCACGTCCAGGTCGGCCTCACGGGGGACGACGACCGCGGCGAGATTCCGCTCCCGATGGACGAGGTGGTCCAGAAGGGGATCGCGGTCCGCGGCTCCCGCGGGATGCCGCCCGCCCGCTACGACGACCTCTTCCGGCTGATCGCGAGCGGTCGGGTCGACCCCGAGGCGCTGGTGTCGGCCACCGTCGCGCTCTCCGACGTCCCCGACCGGCTGGCGGCGATGAGCGAGTTCGACGCGGTCGGCGTCGAGGTTGCGACCGAGTTCGCGTGAGCGAGCGTCCGGCGACGGCTTATTACCCGTTCGGCCCTAGTGGGAGACGAATGCCATCCGGTTCGAGCGACGGCCGGGACGCGATACTGACTCCGGCGGAGCGCACGCGACTCGCCGATATCCGCGCCGCGACCGATCTGGCCGACCTGACGCGCCGGTTCGACGCCGACTCGGAGCACGACGCCTACTTCGCGGCGAAGCGGGACTGGTACGACCTCCGGGAGAAGGAACTGGCCAGCGTCCCCCGGCGCG containing:
- a CDS encoding zinc-binding dehydrogenase encodes the protein MRAVVLEEHGEPLSVRDVPDPTVDPDGAVVETEACGICRSDWHAWQGHGDWVDDRVPTGQILGHEPVGTVVEVGADVETVDVGDRVVVPFNLADGTCPACRRGRTNYCEGATALGFGPDAPGAFAERFPVPRADVNAVPLPDGVSSVAAASLGCRFVTAFEALDAVADVGGGDRTVVVGCGGVGLSAVQVASALGATVVAVDVRDEPLAMAAEVGAAETVNAADAADVPARVRDLVGGADVSMDALGSTETCRAAVGSLASGGTHVQVGLTGDDDRGEIPLPMDEVVQKGIAVRGSRGMPPARYDDLFRLIASGRVDPEALVSATVALSDVPDRLAAMSEFDAVGVEVATEFA